Proteins encoded together in one Perognathus longimembris pacificus isolate PPM17 chromosome 8, ASM2315922v1, whole genome shotgun sequence window:
- the Dnaaf10 gene encoding dynein axonemal assembly factor 10 — protein MSAFEKPQVIAHIQKSLNYTVFDCKWVPCSAKFVTMGNFARGTGVIQLYEIQHGDLKLLREIEKAKPIKCGTFGATSLQQRYLATGDFAGNLHIWNLEAPEMPVYSVKAHKEIVNTIDGVGGLGIGEGAPEIVTGSRDGTVKVWDPRQKDDPVANMEPVQGENKRDCWTVAFGNAYNQEERVVCAGYDNGDIKLFDLRNMSLRWETNIKNGVCSLEFDRKDISMNKLVATSLEGKFHVFDMRTQHPTKGFASVSEKAHKSTLWQVRHLPQNRELFLTAGGAGSLHLWKYEYPMQRSKKDSEGLEMGVMGSVSLLQNVTLSTQPISSVDWSPDKRGLCICSSFDQMVRVLIVTKLQTI, from the exons ATGTCGGCCTTCGAGAAGCCTCAGGTCATCGCCCATATCCAGAAGAGCCTCAATTACACCGTGTTTGACTGTAAGTGGGTGCCCTGCAGCGCCAAATTTGTGACCATGGGCAACTTCGCACGGGGCACTGGCGTCATTCAACTGTACGAGATCCAGCACGGGGACCTGAAGCTGCTCCGGGAG ATTGAAAAGGCCAAGCCCATTAAATGTGGAACATTTGGTGCAACATCTTTGCAACAGAGATATTTAGCTACTGGAGATTTTGCTGGAAACCTTCATATATG GAATTTGGAAGCTCCAGAGATGCCAGTGTATTCTGTAAAGGCTCACAAAGAAATTGTGAACACGATAGACGGTGTTGGTGGacttggaattggggaaggagcGCCTGAAATTGTGACTGGCAGTCGAGATG GTACTGTGAAGGTGTGGGACCCACGGCAAAAAGATGACCCCGTTGCTAATATGGAACCTGTAcaaggagaaaacaagagagactGTTGGACTGTAGCATTTG GCAATGCTTACAATCAAGAGGAGCGTGTTGTTTGTGCTGGCTATGATAATGGAGATATCAAACTGTTTGATCTCAGAAATATGTCACTGCGGTGGGAGACAAACATTAAAAATGGG GTATGTAGCTTAGAGTTTGACCGAAAAGACATAAGTATGAATAAGTTAGTGGCTACATCTCTGGAAGGAAAATTCCATGTCTTTGATATGCGAACACAGCATCCAACCAAAGGTTTTGCCTCTGTTTCAGAAAAG GCTCATAAATCTACGCTCTGGCAGGTCCGACACCTGCCCCAGAACAGAGAGCTCTTTCTGACAGCTGGAGGCGCAGGCAGCCTTCACCTCTGGAAGTA TGAATACCCCATGCAGCGCTCCAAGAAAGATTCCGAAGGCCTGGAGATGGGAGTCATGGGCTCCGTCAGCCTCCTGCAGAACGTGACGCTGTCCACCCAGCCCATCTCTAGTGTGGACTGGAGTCCAGACAAAAGGGGACTCTGCATCTGCAGCTCATTCGACCAGATGGTGAGAGTACTGATTGTCACAAAGCTCCAGACAATTTGA